One region of Leptospira fainei serovar Hurstbridge str. BUT 6 genomic DNA includes:
- a CDS encoding DNA polymerase domain-containing protein, which translates to MLPKRSKFAKGYLFDVYHTEDKIYLWIKTYTGESLLFFDSYQPIIYARGDEGVLKKLVRRLYELDALGDHPQYEERNLFYENRTVPVLKLVVSRPSILARITKKLYALYGKFDIYHSDIDVPTSYMFHKGLFPLCEVKLSYTVTDNNGRQIKKIKSRSSVPDMDYKIPTFKSIHMKLEKSYRIGFQNNPLILQTDEHSYRLSVGSPKELLQKIDSILQKEDPDIIFSSYGDHVIFPKLFSYAQKVGFLPCFDRDKTAPIRRHITTKGTSYFTYGNIVFRAPSYPLFGRWHIDSANSFVYKEAYLAGIVELARLSRLPIQRMARASTGKALTYIETDVALRRGYLVPWQKSAVESPKTALQLLEADKGGLVFQPDISCGKTAENVAQLDFAQMYPSIMVLHNISPECVNCSCCESDPSAPIAPGIGYHICNKRIGIVSEALKHVLDRRAYYKRKVIENDDRREEYDAKQSSLKWMLVTSFGYLGYRNAKFGRLESHESVNAFAREKLLAAKEATEERGYVFIHAITDSIFIRKEDSSAFTSEELQNLCSEIFQRTDVKIEVDGIYTWLAFPPSSQDPLMPVANRYMGRFESGKLKFRGIGARRKDLPIFIRAAQTEMLEWMRTKISAQDLKHSENEILSIYSKYDSLLRHEKVSWKELLVKRSTTKDLEEYEVDSATSLSLHKLRELGMEVQAGEKVKYLVLNQASKSKGLRYTPEEELQLSDKQIHYDKKFYRKLLLNAFREVWSEFASFNDFDSLIDDQGRLPF; encoded by the coding sequence ATGCTTCCTAAGCGATCCAAATTCGCGAAAGGGTATTTATTCGACGTATATCATACCGAAGATAAAATCTATCTCTGGATAAAAACGTATACGGGAGAATCTCTTTTATTCTTCGATTCCTATCAACCGATCATTTATGCGAGAGGAGACGAGGGCGTACTTAAAAAGTTAGTTCGGAGACTCTATGAACTGGATGCGTTGGGAGATCATCCTCAGTACGAAGAACGAAATCTTTTTTATGAGAATCGAACTGTTCCGGTTTTAAAATTAGTCGTCTCTCGCCCTTCGATTCTAGCAAGGATTACGAAAAAATTATATGCTCTTTATGGAAAATTCGATATCTATCATTCCGATATAGACGTTCCCACGAGTTATATGTTTCACAAAGGGCTGTTTCCGTTATGCGAAGTGAAATTAAGCTACACAGTCACCGATAACAACGGAAGACAAATCAAGAAAATAAAATCCCGTTCTTCTGTTCCCGATATGGATTATAAGATCCCCACGTTTAAATCAATACACATGAAATTGGAGAAAAGCTATAGAATAGGATTTCAAAATAATCCGTTGATTCTGCAAACCGACGAACATTCCTATAGGCTATCTGTCGGAAGTCCGAAGGAACTCCTACAGAAAATCGATTCGATTCTTCAGAAAGAAGATCCGGATATCATATTTTCATCCTATGGAGACCATGTCATTTTTCCGAAACTGTTCTCTTATGCGCAAAAAGTGGGTTTTCTTCCTTGTTTCGATAGGGATAAGACGGCTCCCATTCGGCGACATATTACCACAAAGGGAACCAGCTATTTCACCTACGGCAATATAGTCTTTCGGGCCCCTTCTTATCCTTTATTCGGAAGATGGCATATAGATTCCGCCAATAGCTTCGTTTATAAGGAAGCGTACTTAGCCGGAATCGTGGAATTGGCTAGGTTATCCAGATTACCGATTCAAAGAATGGCAAGAGCTTCTACGGGCAAAGCTTTAACTTATATAGAAACGGATGTGGCCTTAAGAAGAGGATATCTTGTCCCTTGGCAAAAGAGCGCCGTCGAATCCCCAAAAACAGCGCTTCAATTATTAGAAGCCGACAAAGGAGGTTTGGTTTTTCAACCCGATATTTCCTGCGGAAAAACAGCCGAGAACGTCGCACAACTCGATTTTGCGCAAATGTATCCGAGCATAATGGTGTTGCATAACATTTCCCCCGAATGCGTAAACTGTTCCTGCTGCGAATCGGATCCGAGCGCACCGATTGCTCCGGGTATCGGCTATCATATTTGCAATAAAAGAATCGGTATCGTTTCTGAAGCCTTAAAACATGTATTGGATCGAAGGGCTTATTACAAACGAAAAGTAATCGAAAATGACGACAGGCGAGAGGAATATGATGCCAAGCAATCCAGTTTAAAGTGGATGCTGGTAACTTCGTTCGGTTATTTAGGTTATAGAAATGCCAAGTTCGGTCGTTTAGAAAGCCATGAAAGCGTCAACGCTTTCGCGAGAGAGAAGCTATTAGCGGCCAAAGAAGCGACTGAGGAAAGAGGTTATGTTTTTATACACGCAATTACGGATAGCATCTTTATCCGTAAGGAAGATTCGTCGGCATTTACTTCGGAGGAATTGCAAAATCTTTGTTCTGAAATCTTTCAACGGACGGACGTAAAAATCGAAGTGGACGGGATCTATACTTGGTTGGCTTTCCCGCCCTCTTCCCAGGACCCTCTTATGCCGGTTGCGAATCGATATATGGGAAGATTCGAATCCGGAAAATTAAAATTCAGAGGAATCGGTGCACGGAGAAAGGATCTTCCCATATTTATTCGAGCCGCTCAAACCGAAATGCTGGAATGGATGCGCACAAAAATTTCGGCGCAGGATTTAAAACATTCGGAAAATGAAATACTATCGATCTATTCCAAATATGACTCCCTATTAAGACATGAAAAAGTTAGTTGGAAGGAGTTGTTAGTAAAAAGATCTACTACAAAAGATTTGGAGGAATATGAAGTAGATAGTGCGACTTCATTGTCGTTGCATAAACTTCGAGAGCTGGGAATGGAAGTCCAGGCTGGGGAAAAAGTCAAATATTTGGTCCTGAATCAAGCCTCAAAATCCAAAGGACTCAGATATACTCCCGAAGAAGAGCTCCAACTTTCCGATAAACAGATCCATTACGATAAAAAATTCTATCGCAAACTTCTATTAAACGCATTTCGGGAAGTTTGGTCCGAATTCGCTTCCTTTAACGATTTCGATTCTCTTATCGATGATCAAGGAAGACTTCCCTTTTAA
- a CDS encoding phospholipase C/P1 nuclease family protein, translated as MWKFRWMYGVKSLSILIMFLSFPIFPWGSHYLIMDRVLEHRTASYANEEVPVEELETFVATEANGLKGVFDDYFIWLKNRGSERFISYEFKVDVARKSPLAEFLRASRLRPAHKFYSVRRLLPGETAKYNLVNSFLVYPYLEKREMDRYSFENVKARKVSIRSILTTFVDEPDWGMDHELWNVAEYGYGKQPFGKPKGESSKAPFHMYFQHENFFVSKFAPEMTNGSMLPDRVELFQRLSEFAGKTNHPFWKYRFAAWAAHYVQDIAQPYHSKAVPSAGYYYYLKYALASKENKIKIKKDTTQIVANRHFIYEDFVAYGLYKSYSDKNPIFENLKSYLTGGDAFLTGADSVGKLLQEVGAKASNHAPDIDSTIVAIFGKTITMDPNYDLEHDPHYEISAFIRDINPEKGNELVKESGKDFQTAAQATRSLLKLLGAYGPR; from the coding sequence GTGTGGAAGTTTAGATGGATGTACGGTGTGAAATCTCTTTCTATTCTAATCATGTTCTTATCTTTCCCTATTTTTCCTTGGGGATCTCATTATTTAATCATGGACCGTGTTCTAGAACATAGAACAGCTTCTTACGCGAATGAAGAAGTTCCTGTTGAAGAACTAGAGACGTTTGTTGCAACCGAGGCAAATGGGCTGAAGGGCGTTTTCGATGATTACTTTATCTGGTTAAAAAATCGCGGTTCCGAGCGATTTATAAGTTATGAATTCAAAGTAGACGTTGCCCGTAAGTCGCCTTTGGCCGAATTCTTACGTGCGTCCAGACTACGACCCGCTCATAAATTTTATTCCGTTCGTCGACTTCTTCCTGGTGAGACCGCCAAATATAATTTAGTTAATTCCTTTTTGGTATATCCGTATCTTGAGAAAAGGGAAATGGACCGGTATTCGTTCGAGAACGTCAAGGCGCGAAAAGTAAGTATACGATCTATTCTGACTACTTTTGTCGACGAACCGGATTGGGGAATGGATCACGAGCTCTGGAATGTCGCCGAATACGGTTATGGTAAGCAACCATTCGGAAAGCCGAAAGGAGAAAGTAGTAAGGCTCCGTTTCATATGTATTTTCAGCACGAAAATTTCTTCGTTAGCAAATTCGCACCCGAAATGACCAACGGCAGCATGTTACCTGATCGTGTAGAGTTATTTCAAAGACTTTCCGAATTTGCGGGAAAAACAAATCATCCTTTCTGGAAATACAGATTTGCGGCCTGGGCTGCTCATTATGTTCAAGATATCGCCCAACCGTATCATTCTAAAGCGGTTCCTTCGGCCGGATATTATTATTATTTAAAATACGCATTGGCTTCGAAGGAAAACAAGATCAAAATAAAGAAAGATACGACTCAGATCGTCGCTAATCGTCATTTTATATACGAAGATTTCGTAGCCTATGGATTATATAAATCTTATTCGGATAAGAATCCGATTTTTGAAAATTTAAAGTCGTATTTAACCGGAGGAGATGCATTTCTTACAGGTGCTGATTCTGTGGGCAAGCTATTGCAGGAAGTGGGGGCAAAAGCATCTAATCATGCTCCCGATATTGATTCGACTATAGTGGCCATATTCGGAAAAACCATTACGATGGATCCGAATTACGATTTGGAACATGATCCTCATTATGAAATTTCGGCTTTTATCCGCGATATCAATCCTGAAAAAGGAAACGAACTCGTTAAGGAATCGGGAAAGGATTTCCAGACGGCGGCACAAGCAACTAGATCTTTGTTGAAATTATTGGGAGCTTATGGACCTCGATAA
- a CDS encoding Lp29 family lipoprotein has protein sequence MPRTVLLTFLIYVSICACASRYYTKLPQGTPEIPKVARSLRIAYIGFHTFRASTIKNKDGTVAFEALTEPDSRTLKSPSIGNFPSNIDLKSTGTRADIPTERVQSFMKAYLSETGPSGIRELEKFLDIKKENQSYTYTLKNLPFDYYIVGIHTPPLENSSRIFWNFVTLISELASIASLGILPSYETFEASTIVLIYDANLNRLKELHYNNDYSVLRALWARPNPPECKIGNLSCLGMFSPTIRANHPIVFEGMIPRINADIVESLRTLK, from the coding sequence ATGCCAAGAACGGTCCTGCTTACTTTTTTAATCTACGTAAGTATTTGTGCCTGTGCCTCCCGTTATTACACAAAGTTGCCTCAAGGAACGCCGGAAATTCCGAAAGTAGCCCGCAGTTTGAGAATTGCATATATAGGCTTTCATACGTTTCGGGCCTCGACGATCAAGAACAAGGATGGCACGGTCGCTTTTGAAGCATTAACCGAGCCAGATTCCAGAACTTTAAAGAGCCCTTCGATCGGTAATTTTCCGTCGAACATTGACCTCAAATCTACAGGTACTCGTGCGGATATTCCGACAGAAAGAGTTCAGTCGTTTATGAAAGCTTACCTATCCGAAACCGGGCCTTCAGGGATCCGAGAATTGGAAAAATTTTTAGATATCAAAAAGGAGAATCAATCTTATACGTATACCTTAAAAAATCTTCCTTTCGATTATTATATTGTAGGAATTCATACGCCGCCCTTGGAAAATTCATCCCGAATATTTTGGAATTTTGTTACATTGATATCCGAACTGGCGAGCATTGCGAGTTTAGGAATCCTTCCGTCTTACGAAACGTTCGAAGCTTCCACTATCGTTCTTATCTATGACGCAAATTTGAATCGGCTGAAGGAACTGCATTATAATAATGATTATTCCGTCCTCAGAGCTCTTTGGGCAAGGCCTAATCCGCCGGAATGTAAAATCGGAAATTTAAGTTGCTTAGGAATGTTTAGCCCGACGATTCGAGCGAATCACCCAATCGTTTTTGAAGGAATGATACCTCGCATTAATGCGGATATCGTGGAATCGCTGCGCACCCTTAAGTAA